In one Anaerolineales bacterium genomic region, the following are encoded:
- a CDS encoding PIG-L family deacetylase: protein MDDQINDHDHNIRVLVMLAHPDDPEFFCGGTIARWTSLGWDVSYLLFTRGDKGNDEVGTDSKALAELRMKEQRAAAKILGVNEVEFLDYPDGYLVPDIQLRKDLVRAIRIKRPSIVVTCDPTNYFPGARYINHPDHRAAGQATIDAVFPAAGSGLYFTEMLDTEGVEPHKVEQVYVSMAQHPNTVIDVTRFVDLKIKALQEHKSQIKDMEQLAHRIRERMLDRDSPPEVPRYIETFNRIDLRR from the coding sequence ATGGACGATCAGATTAACGACCACGATCATAATATCCGGGTCCTCGTGATGTTGGCACATCCTGACGATCCGGAATTTTTCTGTGGCGGCACAATCGCTCGCTGGACCTCGCTGGGGTGGGACGTGAGCTACCTCTTGTTCACGCGTGGTGATAAAGGCAACGACGAGGTGGGCACGGATTCGAAGGCGCTCGCCGAACTGCGCATGAAAGAACAACGGGCAGCGGCAAAAATCCTGGGGGTAAACGAAGTAGAATTTCTCGATTATCCTGACGGATATCTCGTACCGGATATCCAATTGCGCAAGGATTTGGTGCGTGCCATTCGTATCAAACGCCCAAGCATTGTGGTCACTTGCGATCCGACGAATTACTTTCCCGGCGCACGCTACATCAATCATCCCGACCATCGCGCGGCGGGCCAGGCTACCATCGACGCCGTGTTCCCGGCGGCGGGTTCAGGACTCTACTTCACCGAGATGTTGGATACGGAAGGGGTGGAACCGCACAAGGTCGAGCAAGTATACGTATCCATGGCGCAACACCCCAATACGGTGATCGACGTCACTCGTTTCGTCGACCTGAAAATAAAGGCACTGCAAGAGCACAAAAGTCAGATCAAGGACATGGAGCAATTGGCACATAGAATTCGTGAGCGCATGCTGGATCGGGACAGTCCGCCCGAAGTACCGCGATACATCGAAACGTTCAACCGCATCGACTTGAGGCGTTAG
- the ricT gene encoding regulatory iron-sulfur-containing complex subunit RicT produces the protein MAKRESTSKVVGVRFNELGKLYHFDASNVPDVKPGDYVIVSTSRGRELGQVVNRPEKPPRPSEGSWKKVERSASARELVMQRIWQKREQEVLDTCRAEVEQLGLEGVKIPKAEYSYDGSRLTFFYHIEGDEKIDLKKLHSNLRKAYRGTRIELRQIGPRDMAKILGGLGACGLETRCCSLYMTEFSPISIRMAKAQSISLNPEEITGMCGRLRCCLLYEYKLYVEARKNLPKRKKRVLTPMGEGKVIDVLALKKAVIVQMEDGRNVEFSADEIEPYEELKNLEAKAQQSCKKNENGGCDCVEN, from the coding sequence ATGGCGAAAAGAGAATCCACGAGTAAAGTCGTGGGGGTGCGATTTAATGAACTCGGTAAGTTGTATCACTTCGATGCGAGTAACGTGCCGGATGTAAAGCCCGGTGATTATGTCATCGTATCGACCAGCCGCGGCCGTGAATTGGGCCAGGTCGTGAACCGGCCGGAGAAACCGCCCAGGCCCTCCGAGGGTTCCTGGAAGAAGGTGGAGAGAAGCGCCTCAGCGCGGGAACTCGTCATGCAGCGGATCTGGCAAAAACGAGAGCAGGAAGTGCTGGATACGTGCCGCGCGGAGGTCGAGCAATTGGGATTGGAGGGGGTCAAAATCCCCAAGGCGGAGTATTCCTATGATGGATCGCGCTTGACGTTTTTCTATCACATCGAGGGTGATGAGAAGATCGATCTGAAGAAACTGCATTCCAACTTGCGGAAAGCCTATCGCGGCACCCGTATCGAGCTGCGTCAAATCGGTCCACGTGACATGGCCAAGATTCTCGGCGGCCTGGGCGCTTGTGGATTGGAAACCCGTTGCTGTTCGCTGTACATGACGGAGTTCAGCCCCATTTCCATTCGTATGGCGAAGGCGCAGAGTATTTCACTCAACCCCGAAGAAATCACAGGCATGTGCGGCAGATTGCGCTGCTGCTTGCTGTATGAATACAAGCTGTATGTTGAAGCGAGGAAGAATCTCCCAAAACGCAAGAAACGCGTGTTGACCCCGATGGGAGAGGGAAAAGTGATCGACGTGCTGGCCTTAAAAAAGGCGGTCATCGTTCAAATGGAAGATGGGCGTAACGTCGAGTTCTCAGCGGATGAAATCGAACCCTATGAAGAACTGAAGAATCTCGAGGCGAAAGCCCAACAATCGTGCAAGAAAAATGAGAACGGCGGCTGCGATTGTGTAGAGAATTAA